The window AGGCATGTGGGGGGTCCGGTGGACGCGGTGTTCGGCGCCTACCTCATCCGCAACTGCCCCGACCCCGACGCCCTGCTCGCGTCCGTGCGCGCGCTGCTCAAACCCGGCGGACGCGTCGTCCTGCACGAGTACTCCGTGGCCGACTCGGTGTCGGCGCAGGCGGTGTGGTCGGCGGTGTGCTGGGGGGTGGTGATTCCGGCGGGCAAGGCGCTGACCGGCCGGACGGACCTGTTCCGCTACCTGTGGCGCAGCGTTCTGGAGTTCGACGGCCGAGACGCGCTGCTGGAGCGGATGCGCCGCGCGGGCCTGGAGTCGGTGGCCAGCGCGCCGCTGCCGGGCTGGCAGTACGGGGTCACGCACACGTTCGTGGGACGGCGCCCGAACGGCGCCCCGGTCCACACTCCGGGGGGCCGCGTTGACGAGCGCTGACGGCGGAGGGCGCCCCGGGACGCGCCCCGCCTCCGACGGGTCCGGCCGTCCCCCCGGCGCCCGCGACCCCCGGGCCGAGGCCGTCCCGCCCGCCCCGCCGACCGGCCCCGCGACCGGCGGAAGGCCCCGCGTCGTCGTGGTCGGCGGCGGCATCGCCGGGCTGGCGGCGGCCTGCGCACTGGCCGAGCGGGACGTGGACGTGACGGTGCTGGAGCGCGAACCCTCACTCGGGGGGCGGCTGCGCGGCTGGTCCACGACGCTCTCCGACGGTTCGCCCGCGACCATGACCCGCGGGTTCCACGCGTTCTTCCGGCAGTACTACAACCTGCGCGCCCTGCTGCGCCGCGGCGACCCCGGGCTCGGCGCGCTGGTGCCGCTCACGGACTACCCGCTGGTGCACCGGGACGGGCCGCGCGACCGCTTCTCGGGTCTGCCCGCGACCCCGCCGTGGAACGCGGCCGTCCTGGCGGCGACCAGCCCGAGCTTCCCGGCGCGCGACATGGCGCGGGTCAACCTGCCCGCGGCCCTGCAACTGCTCGACGTGGACGTGCCCGGCGTGTACGAGCGGCTCGACCACCTCAGCGCCCGCGACCTGCTGGACGCGGTGCGCTTCCCGCCCACGGCACGGCACCTGGCCTTCGAGGTGTTCACCCGCAGCTTCTTCGCCGACCCCGGCGTGCTGTCGGCCGCCGAACTCGCGCTGATGTTCCACGTGTACTTCCTCGGCTCGTCCGAGGGTCTGGTGTTCGACGTACCCGGCTCGCCGTTCCCGCAGGCGCTGTGGGACCCCCTGGAGCGCTACCTGGCCAAGCGCGGGGTCCGGCTGCGGACCGGTGTGCGGGTCGGGGAGGTGGGCCGGGCGCGAGAGGGCGAGGAGACGGGGAGCCGGTTCACGCTGCGCGGGCGCACGGCCGGGGGCGAGGTCTTCGAGGAGGGCGCGGACGCCGTGGTGCTCGCCGCCGACCCCGCCGGAACCCGCGACCTGGTGGCGGCCTCGCCGGAACTGGGCGCACCGGAACCGGGCGGAGCGGACTGGCGCGACCGGATGGCCCGGATCCGCACGGCTCCCCCGTTCCTGGTGTCGCGCTACTGGCTGGACCGGCCCGTGCGCCCGCACCGGCCCGCCTTCCTGGGCACGGCGGGCTACCCCACCCTGGACAACATCAGCGTGCTGGAACGGTACGAGGACGAGGCCCGCGAGTGGACCCGGCGCACCGGCGGGTCGGTGGTGGAACTGCACGCCTACGCGCTGGAGGAGGGGTGCGGTCCCGATCACGAGCGGCACCGGCTCTGGGAACAGGCCGGGTCCGTCTATCCGGAGCTGCGCCGGGCCCGCGCGGTGGACGCCCGGCACGAGCTGCGCGCGGACTGTCCGCTGTTCGCCCCCGGCAGCCACCGGGACCGGTGCGGGGTGACCACGCCCGACCCGTTCGTGACGGTGGCGGGTGACCACGTGCGCACCGACCTGCCCGTGGCCCTCATGGAACGCGCCGCCACCAGCGGCCTGCTCGCGGCCAACGCCCTGCTGTCGCGGTGGGGGCGGCCGGGGCACACGGTGTGGACCGTGCCCCGGCGGGGGCGGTCGGCGCCGTTGCGGGCGCTCGCCCGGTGGTCGAGGAGGTCCTAGCGGCCCTGGCCGTTGCGACGGGTCAGCCGGGCCAGCGGCCGGTGCTCCTGAGCAGGTACCGGCGCTCCGCGTAGTCCAGGTCGTCCTTCCACAGGCGCCGGGCGGCCATCCGCATCACGGGGCGCACGACCGGCCCCGCCAGCTTGCGGGCCAGCAGGAAGCCGATCCGCTCCGAGCTGGCCACGGTCGCCTCGATGACCGCCGTGCGCGGCACGCCCTTGTCGTCCACGCCCAGCGGGGTGGCGTGCGTCTCCACCACGCTGCCCAAGCCCTCCCCCTCGATGATGCGCATGACCACCGTGCGCGGGTCCGGGCAGCGGAACTCCGCGCGCACCGGCACGCCCCACCGGCCCGCCACCCGGAACCCCACGTCCACCACCATGCGGTCCGGATCGGGGTCGGCTCCCTTGGGCACCTCGGTCACCTTCAGCCCCACAAACGAGTAGGGGTGGAACCACGAACCGTGCCAGGGGTCGAGCCGGTTGGCCACCACGTCCTCGGGTTCGCACCGCCCCGCCAGGCTCTCCACCGCCACCAGGCTCCCGGGCAGCGCGGGGCGCTCGGGGACCACCGGCTCGTCCAGGGGCTCCTCACCGCCCTCCCGGTCCAGGCGCACCCACACCAGGACGCCGTCGTCGTGCACCGGGTAGGGGTCCCACCCCGGGAAGCCGCCGCCGTCCAGCGACAACCCGTGCCACCGGCACACCAGGCGCCCGGAGTCCACCGCGCCCCGGCACAGCGGCGCGCCCAGGTGCGGGCAGGCACCCGGCCCCGCGTGCGCGGTCCCGTCCGGGGTGCGCCAGGCCACCAGCTCGGTCCCGGCCACGACGCGCCCGAACGGCCGGTCCGTGCGGACCTCGCTGCTCGCTGCCAGCACGAACCAGTTCCCCGAGGGCCGGGCGAGCGCGCGTTTGAGCGCCGACCCGATGACGGAGGGCGAGCCCTCCCGCCAGGTCGGCTCCTGCTTCTTCCACGTGGTGGCGGGCATGCGGCGCAGGGGAAGCCGCCGCGGTCGCGGGTCGGGCAGTGTCACGGGGTCCTCCAGGTACGTCGGTCGAGGGGTCGGGGACGGACCGCGCCTCCTCAGCCTGTCCGCGGGCGCGGCACCCGGCCGCGCAGGGAGCGCGCGATCAGCGACCGCGCGAGGGCGGGTACGGCGGCGGCCGCCTTACGGGTGTCCGAGACGCGGTGCCGGACGCTCCACACGTCGTAGTCGGCCGCACGCACCTCGTCCAGGATCGCGCGGTAGAGCCGGAAGGCGGTGGCGACACACGGGCGCGCCACGGGGGAGAGCATCGCGATGCCCGGTTCGGCCCGCCGGTAGAAGCCCTGGTTGACCTCCACCAGGTCGGCGAGGGCCTCCCTCACGCGCGGGTGCTGTTCCCGGGCCCGCGCGCACTGCTCCAGCAGCTCGCGGTCCACGCCGTGCGCGGCCAGCGCCTCCT is drawn from Nocardiopsis dassonvillei subsp. dassonvillei DSM 43111 and contains these coding sequences:
- a CDS encoding class I SAM-dependent methyltransferase gives rise to the protein MDTTTHAMKDGAVTDEFDHAAGAYDRLVAANPGYHAHLRVSARRLGLPWDGTGLRLLDLGCGTGASTAALLRALPRARIAAVDASPGMLEAARAKRWPESVSFHRARAEDLTPEWARRHVGGPVDAVFGAYLIRNCPDPDALLASVRALLKPGGRVVLHEYSVADSVSAQAVWSAVCWGVVIPAGKALTGRTDLFRYLWRSVLEFDGRDALLERMRRAGLESVASAPLPGWQYGVTHTFVGRRPNGAPVHTPGGRVDER
- a CDS encoding FAD-dependent oxidoreductase, translating into MTSADGGGRPGTRPASDGSGRPPGARDPRAEAVPPAPPTGPATGGRPRVVVVGGGIAGLAAACALAERDVDVTVLEREPSLGGRLRGWSTTLSDGSPATMTRGFHAFFRQYYNLRALLRRGDPGLGALVPLTDYPLVHRDGPRDRFSGLPATPPWNAAVLAATSPSFPARDMARVNLPAALQLLDVDVPGVYERLDHLSARDLLDAVRFPPTARHLAFEVFTRSFFADPGVLSAAELALMFHVYFLGSSEGLVFDVPGSPFPQALWDPLERYLAKRGVRLRTGVRVGEVGRAREGEETGSRFTLRGRTAGGEVFEEGADAVVLAADPAGTRDLVAASPELGAPEPGGADWRDRMARIRTAPPFLVSRYWLDRPVRPHRPAFLGTAGYPTLDNISVLERYEDEAREWTRRTGGSVVELHAYALEEGCGPDHERHRLWEQAGSVYPELRRARAVDARHELRADCPLFAPGSHRDRCGVTTPDPFVTVAGDHVRTDLPVALMERAATSGLLAANALLSRWGRPGHTVWTVPRRGRSAPLRALARWSRRS
- a CDS encoding DUF5914 domain-containing protein — encoded protein: MTLPDPRPRRLPLRRMPATTWKKQEPTWREGSPSVIGSALKRALARPSGNWFVLAASSEVRTDRPFGRVVAGTELVAWRTPDGTAHAGPGACPHLGAPLCRGAVDSGRLVCRWHGLSLDGGGFPGWDPYPVHDDGVLVWVRLDREGGEEPLDEPVVPERPALPGSLVAVESLAGRCEPEDVVANRLDPWHGSWFHPYSFVGLKVTEVPKGADPDPDRMVVDVGFRVAGRWGVPVRAEFRCPDPRTVVMRIIEGEGLGSVVETHATPLGVDDKGVPRTAVIEATVASSERIGFLLARKLAGPVVRPVMRMAARRLWKDDLDYAERRYLLRSTGRWPG